From a single Capsicum annuum cultivar UCD-10X-F1 chromosome 12, UCD10Xv1.1, whole genome shotgun sequence genomic region:
- the LOC107850972 gene encoding BTB/POZ domain-containing protein POB1, with the protein MDSDFSRGYGPNTESDFGFAFNDSNFSDRILMVQIVPDSKSDGEGCSSIVDWARKRKRRREEINKENDVDVLTQREEEVLNCNMLDTEDVLAYENQDEEAVAMAEESPSSIAQTANHPGDGEASKSTDSSTSMDSATGLQIRSIHISSPILAAKSPFFYKLFSNGMRESEQRHVTVQIHASEEAAFMDLLNFMYSNTLSTITPSALLDVLMAADKFEVASCMRHCSRLLRNLPMTCESALLYLDLPSSVLMADAVLPLTDAAKQFLAARFKDITKFQEEVLNLPLAGIEAVLSNDNLLVASEDAVYDFVLKWARIHYPNLEQRREIFSSNLCRLIRFPYMTCRKLKKVLTCNDFDPELASKDVLEALFFKAEAPYRQRSLAAEEGNASHHRFVERAYKYRPVKVVEFELPRQQCIVYLDLKRDECNNLFPSGRVYSQAFHLGGQGFFLSAHCNMDQQSAFHCFGLFLGMQEKGAVSFAVDYEFAARTKPTEEYVSKYKGNYTFTGGKAVGYRNLFGIPWTAFTAEDSLYFINGILHLRAELTIRQLVL; encoded by the exons ATGGACTCAGATTTCTCTCGTGGTTACGGGCCGAATACCGAATCCGATTTCGGTTTCGCTTTCAACGACAGCAATTTCTCCGATCGGATTTTGATGGTCCAGATTGTTCCGGATTCCAAATCAGACGGTGAGGGTTGTTCTAGTATCGTTGATTGGGCCCGCAAACGCAAGCGGAGGAGAGAAGAAATCAACAAAGAAAATG ATGTGGACGTGCTCACACAACGTGAAGAGGAGGTTTTGAATTGTAATATGTTGGACACAGAAGATGTTCTTGCCTATGAGAACCAAGATGAGGAAGCTGTTGCAATGGCTGAGGAATCTCCATCTAGCATTGCACAGACCGCTAATCACCCTG GTGATGGCGAAGCTTCTAAGAGCACTGACTCGTCCACAAGCATGGACTCTGCAACTGGGCTTCAAATTAGAAGTATACACATCAGTTCTCCTATTTTGGCTGCAAAAAGTCCATTCTTTTACAAG CTATTCTCCAACGGCATGAGAGAGTCAGAGCAGCGGCATGTTACTGTACAAATCCATGCCTCAG AAGAAGCCGCCTTCATGGACTTGCTAAATTTCATGTATAGCAATACATTGTCTACGATAACACCTAGTGCATTGCTTGATGTGCTTATGGCTGCTGACAAATTTGAGGTCGCATCATGCATGAGACACTGCAGCCGTTTACTGCGGAATCTTCCCATGACATGTGAATCAGCTTTGCTATATTTGGATCTTCCTTCTAGTGTTTTAATGGCTGATGCAGTTCTGCCACTGACAGATGCTGCAAAACAGTTTCTTGCTGCGCGTTTCAAGGATATCACCAA GTTCCAAGAAGAGGTGTTGAACTTGCCTCTTGCAGGGATTGAGGCTGTTCTCTCCAATGACAATCTTCTGGTTGCTTCAGAGGATGCTGTCTATGACTTTGTGTTAAAGTGGGCTCGTATCCATTACCCAAACTTGGAGCAACGGCGTGAAATATTTAGCTCAAATCTTTGTCGCCTCATTCGTTTTCCATACATGACATGCAGGAAGCTGAAGAAAGTTCTAACTTGTAATGATTTTGATCCTGAACTAGCTTCCAAGGATGTCCTGGAGGCTTTATTTTTCAAAGCTGAAGCACCATACCGTCAGCGTTCTCTTGCTGCTGAGGAGGGCAATGCATCACACCATCGTTTTGTGGAGCGTGCTTACAAGTATAGACCAGTTAAAGTTGTTGAGTTTGAACTGCCTCGTCAGCAATGTATTGTTTACCTAGATTTAAAACGGGACGAATGCAATAATCTCTTTCCTTCTGGTAGAGTTTACTCGCAGGctttccatttgggtggacaggGTTTTTTCCTATCAGCTCATTGTAACATGGATCAACAGAGTGCGTTCCATTGCTTCGGGTTGTTTCTAGGCATGCAAGAGAAGGGGGCAGTGTCATTTGCAGTGGATTATGAGTTTGCAGCTCGGACAAAGCCAACTGAGGAATATGTGAGCAAATACAAGGGGAATTACACATTCACGGGTGGCAAGGCTGTTGGATACAGGAATTTGTTTGGCATACCTTGGACTGCTTTTACTGCTGAAGATAGTTTATACTTCATCAATGGAATTCTCCATCTTCGAGCTGAGCTGACTATCCGACAATTAGTGCTTTAG